The following are from one region of the Phycisphaerae bacterium genome:
- a CDS encoding MotA/TolQ/ExbB proton channel family protein has protein sequence MFPQVHSFVGTLLAQAPDAASAMQVHSVFDFVVKGGPTMILIGVCSLVALTVVVERLVVLRRKRVIPPAFLEGITGAANDRARALDLCKASASPVANVIAAAVKRRGQRIDVIEKAVGEAGRREIIGLRHRMRLLGALPQVATMLGLLGTIFGMIKTFQSVAASGQSLGKTEALAKGIYEAWTCTAAGLLVAIPVMVAYQMLLGKIDSLVVEMDRVAVDFVENHGGDSHATELSERTHTLPASSVISEPQAPLAAQPAVA, from the coding sequence ATGTTTCCACAGGTTCATTCGTTCGTGGGCACATTGTTGGCGCAAGCGCCCGACGCAGCGTCCGCGATGCAGGTCCATTCTGTGTTCGATTTCGTCGTCAAGGGCGGGCCGACGATGATCCTGATCGGCGTGTGTTCGCTCGTCGCACTGACGGTCGTCGTCGAGCGCCTTGTCGTGCTCCGCCGAAAACGGGTGATTCCGCCCGCGTTCCTTGAGGGGATTACGGGCGCGGCGAACGATCGGGCACGGGCCCTCGATCTATGCAAAGCCAGCGCGAGCCCGGTCGCGAACGTCATCGCGGCGGCCGTCAAGCGCCGCGGACAGCGAATCGATGTCATTGAGAAGGCCGTCGGCGAGGCGGGCCGGCGCGAGATTATTGGTCTTCGCCATCGCATGCGTTTGCTCGGCGCGCTGCCGCAGGTGGCGACGATGCTCGGCCTGCTGGGAACCATTTTCGGAATGATCAAGACCTTTCAGTCGGTCGCCGCGTCGGGACAATCGCTCGGCAAGACCGAGGCGCTGGCCAAGGGAATTTACGAAGCCTGGACCTGTACCGCGGCAGGGCTCCTCGTGGCCATCCCCGTGATGGTCGCCTACCAGATGCTCCTGGGAAAAATCGACTCGCTGGTGGTGGAGATGGACCGCGTCGCTGTCGATTTCGTCGAGAATCACGGCGGAGATTCGCACGCAACTGAATTGTCGGAGCGGACGCACACGCTTCCCGCCTCGTCCGTCATTTCGGAACCTCAAGCACCACTCGCGGCCCAGCCGGCCGTGGCCTAA
- a CDS encoding biopolymer transporter ExbD: protein MLLQDSETDSNIHIDFVPMADVLFNLLIFFLLATTIAQVEREMRIALPAASSSVPISAALREMIVNVQNDGQIFVGGRKMEANELQTLVADAVKQNADQKVTVRGDRRTAYENVVRVLDLCKANGIQEPYIDTVLE from the coding sequence ATGTTGTTACAAGACTCCGAGACTGATTCGAACATTCACATCGACTTCGTGCCGATGGCGGATGTTCTCTTCAACCTGCTGATCTTCTTCCTGCTCGCGACGACAATCGCCCAGGTCGAGCGGGAGATGCGGATCGCCCTGCCGGCCGCCAGTTCCTCGGTGCCGATCAGCGCGGCGCTGCGCGAGATGATCGTCAACGTGCAGAACGACGGCCAGATCTTCGTCGGGGGCCGGAAGATGGAGGCGAACGAACTGCAAACCCTGGTCGCGGACGCCGTCAAACAGAACGCCGACCAGAAGGTTACGGTGCGGGGCGACCGGCGGACGGCCTATGAGAACGTCGTTCGCGTGCTCGACCTCTGCAAGGCCAACGGCATTCAGGAGCCGTACATCGACACGGTTTTGGAATAA